One window of the Chryseobacterium sp. CY350 genome contains the following:
- a CDS encoding O-antigen polymerase, with translation MRLFLIFILIVTTLISFSNLLLSANILLWVFILFLGYNVIKDKYVSLASIFIFGFIYIYFKEILNNTDNLIVDWGKENVEIAFQTILFSAITFLSGYYFHQLLFCKKKIKNGERKNFFFIKNKKSFFKFNLFLTYLIFFGNIVLIIKGLTEGRQNAFEYGILSSISYAVGVICIVNYKYYFKQFYGKDNYIKVILYSLPIFILYIGSGTRFLLLFGIIALINSSLFNLKLKKIAGLGIVLLMIGLLGNFFLQYRNIGIASGAKYESVSYDESSSFNQKVVSNFTEEGVFRNAAMITDYTKKNDFTYGKSFSFLLYFWIPRVIWTSKPTQIDFWLIREYTDEYDESGHSTASGFLGEIYMDFGKYLTVIVFFLIGILLSKLNEKLLNVEINSYFILIVSSSVIAWLFFAVRSIVTSSIMMIFIILLAYIFSKLLKKWNLIK, from the coding sequence GTGAGACTATTTTTGATTTTTATACTTATTGTAACTACATTAATTTCATTTAGTAATTTATTATTATCTGCAAATATATTATTGTGGGTTTTTATCTTGTTTTTAGGATATAATGTTATAAAGGATAAATATGTATCACTAGCTTCAATTTTTATTTTTGGTTTCATATATATCTACTTCAAAGAAATTCTAAACAATACAGATAATTTAATAGTGGATTGGGGAAAAGAAAACGTAGAAATAGCCTTTCAAACAATTCTTTTCTCAGCCATTACCTTTTTATCAGGATATTATTTTCATCAACTTTTATTCTGTAAAAAAAAGATAAAAAATGGAGAAAGGAAAAACTTTTTCTTCATTAAAAATAAGAAATCTTTTTTTAAATTTAATCTATTTTTAACTTATTTAATTTTTTTTGGAAATATTGTCTTGATTATAAAAGGTTTAACTGAAGGTAGGCAGAACGCTTTTGAATATGGTATTTTATCATCTATAAGTTATGCAGTTGGTGTAATTTGTATCGTCAATTATAAATATTATTTTAAACAGTTCTATGGAAAAGATAATTACATAAAAGTGATATTGTATTCGCTTCCTATTTTTATATTATATATTGGAAGTGGTACAAGGTTTTTACTTTTGTTTGGAATAATTGCATTAATAAATTCTTCCCTTTTTAATTTAAAATTAAAAAAAATAGCAGGCTTAGGAATTGTTTTGCTGATGATAGGACTTTTAGGAAATTTTTTCTTACAGTATCGCAACATCGGTATTGCATCAGGGGCAAAATATGAATCTGTTTCATATGACGAAAGTTCTTCATTTAATCAAAAAGTGGTGAGTAACTTTACAGAAGAAGGTGTTTTTAGAAATGCTGCGATGATTACAGATTATACTAAAAAAAATGATTTCACTTACGGTAAAAGTTTTTCTTTTCTACTTTATTTTTGGATTCCGAGAGTAATTTGGACTTCAAAACCAACTCAAATTGATTTCTGGCTAATCAGAGAATATACTGATGAGTATGATGAGAGTGGGCATTCGACGGCATCTGGTTTTTTAGGAGAAATATATATGGATTTTGGTAAGTACCTGACTGTAATTGTATTTTTTTTAATAGGAATTCTGTTGTCTAAATTGAATGAAAAGTTACTCAACGTTGAAATTAACTCATATTTTATACTTATCGTTTCAAGTTCTGTGATTGCTTGGTTGTTCTTTGCAGTGAGATCAATAGTTACATCTAGTATAATGATGATTTTTATTATTTTGCTAGCATATATTTTCTCTAAATTATTAAAAAAATGGAATTTGATAAAATAA
- a CDS encoding glycosyltransferase, whose amino-acid sequence MKILHIVSSYSKQSYGLGTISMGLVKAQLELGEDVYIWSSDNKENVIWASSNYNIEQERLEGFPSDIPFLNFSRIEHKRSISEKSFDIVHQHSLWTAQSLITSILRKNGAKTCIAAHGTLSEYALNTSKIKKDIALNLFEKNNLKKSNTLHATSEYEIEDFRRLGLKNPIAYIENGIGSQFLQKKGNGDLFKIKYNLPKDKKVLLYLSRITPKKGLDMLLKSIFELNHKFDDWVLVIVGNDEFGYQNVVENMIIEMKLAHRVFIIEPQLGDKKFDAFDASDFFILPSYSEGSPMVVVDALAYGIPVITTKSSSWKDLNDYECGFWVDIDVNSITDSLIRMIDLSSDMLSTYSKNARKLVNEKYLWDEIAKKTLSLYSWMLNKSQKPDFIF is encoded by the coding sequence ATGAAAATACTACATATTGTTTCCTCTTATTCAAAACAGTCTTATGGTCTTGGAACAATCAGTATGGGACTGGTAAAGGCTCAACTTGAACTTGGGGAAGATGTTTATATTTGGAGCTCTGACAATAAAGAAAATGTAATTTGGGCTTCGTCAAATTACAATATAGAACAAGAAAGATTAGAAGGGTTTCCATCTGATATACCTTTTTTGAATTTTTCGAGGATAGAACATAAAAGATCAATATCTGAAAAAAGCTTTGATATTGTGCATCAACACAGTTTATGGACAGCACAATCTTTAATTACCTCTATTTTGAGAAAAAATGGTGCGAAAACATGTATCGCTGCACATGGAACATTATCAGAATATGCACTAAATACTTCCAAGATAAAGAAAGATATTGCTCTCAATTTATTTGAAAAAAACAATTTGAAAAAATCAAATACTCTCCATGCAACTTCTGAATATGAAATAGAAGATTTTCGAAGATTAGGATTAAAAAATCCAATAGCCTATATAGAAAACGGGATAGGATCACAGTTTTTACAGAAAAAAGGAAATGGAGATCTATTTAAAATTAAATATAATCTTCCAAAAGATAAAAAAGTTCTATTATATTTATCTAGAATTACACCTAAAAAAGGATTGGATATGTTATTAAAATCAATTTTTGAGTTAAACCATAAATTCGATGATTGGGTTTTAGTTATAGTGGGAAATGATGAGTTTGGCTATCAAAATGTCGTAGAGAATATGATTATAGAAATGAAGCTTGCTCATCGTGTCTTTATTATTGAGCCTCAGCTTGGAGATAAAAAATTCGATGCTTTTGATGCCTCAGATTTTTTCATTTTACCTTCTTATTCTGAAGGTTCTCCAATGGTTGTTGTAGATGCTTTAGCGTATGGAATACCTGTTATAACTACAAAGTCTTCTAGTTGGAAAGATTTGAATGATTATGAATGCGGTTTTTGGGTTGATATTGATGTCAATTCAATAACAGATTCTTTGATTAGGATGATTGATTTATCTTCGGATATGCTGAGTACTTACAGCAAAAATGCAAGAAAATTAGTTAATGAAAAATATCTTTGGGATGAAATTGCAAAAAAAACTTTGTCATTATATAGTTGGATGTTAAACAAAAGTCAAAAACCTGATTTTATTTTTTAA
- a CDS encoding glycosyltransferase translates to MEFDKIIITNLPAFYKVNLFNEISKTQKVFVIFTGNTAELRNEDFFKKELIKFKFVDLKNKSSVQQFAFLLKLIVFSKYKELILGGWDEPLLWFASLLSAKRKNSIIVESSIYESKTEGFKAFIKKLVLNRVNRAYASGEAQMKLLKALNFNHEIKKTKGVGLFNIKCQPYFQERTIVKNFLYVGRLSPEKNLLNLIQVFNSFPNLNLHIIGFGPQEKDLKNIALENVKFHGAISNVDLYKFYQNYDVFILPSLIEPWGLVVEEALNNGMPVIVSEKVGCSDEIVVNDFNGLIFNLENQNSLLISIKKMTDKDYYNNLRKNVSEMDFYNIAEEQVKVYLA, encoded by the coding sequence ATGGAATTTGATAAAATAATTATAACTAATCTTCCTGCTTTTTATAAGGTTAATCTGTTTAATGAAATATCAAAAACTCAGAAAGTTTTTGTCATATTCACTGGAAATACGGCTGAATTACGTAATGAAGATTTTTTCAAAAAAGAACTCATTAAGTTTAAGTTTGTTGATTTGAAAAATAAGAGTAGCGTTCAACAGTTTGCATTTTTACTAAAATTGATTGTATTTTCAAAATATAAAGAATTAATCTTAGGAGGCTGGGATGAGCCTTTATTATGGTTCGCCTCTTTATTAAGTGCAAAAAGGAAAAATTCTATTATCGTTGAATCAAGTATTTATGAATCAAAAACGGAAGGATTTAAGGCTTTTATAAAGAAACTTGTATTAAATAGGGTAAATCGAGCATATGCTTCGGGTGAAGCGCAAATGAAATTATTAAAAGCATTGAATTTTAATCACGAAATAAAGAAGACGAAAGGAGTAGGTTTATTTAATATAAAGTGTCAACCATATTTTCAAGAAAGAACAATCGTAAAAAATTTTCTTTATGTAGGTAGACTTTCTCCTGAAAAGAACTTACTAAATCTTATCCAGGTTTTCAATTCATTTCCAAATTTAAATTTACATATAATTGGTTTTGGACCGCAGGAAAAAGATTTAAAAAACATCGCGCTTGAAAATGTCAAATTTCATGGAGCAATAAGTAATGTTGATTTATATAAATTTTATCAGAATTATGATGTATTTATTCTGCCATCTTTAATTGAACCTTGGGGGCTCGTGGTAGAAGAAGCTCTTAATAATGGAATGCCAGTAATTGTTAGTGAAAAGGTTGGTTGTAGTGACGAAATTGTTGTGAATGATTTTAATGGTCTAATCTTTAATCTTGAAAATCAAAATAGTCTACTTATATCCATAAAAAAAATGACAGATAAAGATTATTATAATAATTTAAGAAAAAACGTAAGCGAAATGGATTTTTATAATATTGCCGAAGAACAAGTTAAAGTCTATCTAGCTTAA
- a CDS encoding NAD-dependent epimerase/dehydratase family protein has translation MKYVVLGGNGFIGSYVVDILISKGHEVTVFDLGSEKFRQPLSDVKYVFGDINNQKLVESAFKGKDVLIHCISTTVPITSNQNIEFDIESNLINSVKLFRTACEKNIKRIVYLSSGGAVYGEPEIVPIKEDSSTNPISSYGITKLAIEKYLAYFSLNYGVEYNIIRPSNPYGPRQNPFSNQGVISVFLGKVFQKQNLEVWGDGNISKDYVFITDLADAIYEASICTSNGEIFNIGSGKGTSINEIISTIKNVCESNFEVQYLESNKFDVQHICLDIEKAKKDLLFSPKVNLMLGISETWAFLEKIK, from the coding sequence ATGAAATATGTAGTTCTTGGAGGAAATGGATTTATAGGTTCTTACGTTGTAGATATCTTGATAAGTAAAGGTCACGAAGTTACCGTTTTTGATTTAGGGAGTGAAAAGTTCAGACAACCTCTATCGGATGTAAAATATGTATTTGGAGATATTAATAATCAAAAATTAGTTGAAAGTGCTTTTAAGGGTAAGGACGTTCTAATTCATTGCATAAGCACGACAGTACCGATAACTTCAAATCAAAATATTGAATTTGATATCGAATCGAATTTAATAAACTCTGTCAAATTGTTTAGAACAGCTTGTGAAAAAAATATAAAGCGAATTGTTTACTTATCAAGTGGTGGAGCAGTATATGGAGAGCCTGAAATCGTACCTATTAAAGAAGATTCATCTACAAACCCAATCTCTTCTTACGGAATTACCAAATTGGCAATCGAAAAGTATTTAGCCTATTTTTCCTTAAATTACGGGGTGGAATATAATATTATAAGACCTTCAAATCCATATGGACCTAGGCAAAACCCTTTTAGTAATCAGGGGGTTATTTCGGTTTTTTTAGGTAAAGTTTTTCAAAAACAGAATCTTGAGGTTTGGGGAGATGGAAATATATCTAAAGATTATGTTTTTATAACCGACTTGGCGGATGCGATATATGAAGCATCAATATGTACATCAAATGGAGAAATATTTAATATTGGAAGCGGTAAAGGGACTTCAATTAATGAAATTATCAGTACAATAAAAAATGTTTGTGAAAGTAATTTTGAGGTGCAATACCTTGAGTCAAATAAATTTGATGTACAGCATATTTGCTTAGATATTGAAAAAGCAAAAAAGGATTTGCTTTTTAGTCCCAAGGTAAATTTAATGCTTGGTATTAGTGAAACTTGGGCATTTTTAGAAAAAATTAAGTAA